From one Dama dama isolate Ldn47 chromosome 4, ASM3311817v1, whole genome shotgun sequence genomic stretch:
- the DMWD gene encoding dystrophia myotonica WD repeat-containing protein isoform X1, whose product MAAGGAEGGSGPGAAMGDCAEIKSQFRTREGFYKLLPGDGAARRSGPASAQTPAPPQPPQPPPGPASASGPGAAGPAPSPPPAGPGPGPALPAVRLSLVRLGEPDGAGAGEPPATPAGLGAGGDRVCFNLGRELYFYPGCCRRGSQRSIDLNKPIDKRIYKGTQPTCHDFNQFTAATETISLLVGFSAGQVQYLDLIKKDTSKLFNEERLIDKTKVTYLKWLPESESLFLASHASGHLYLYNVGHPCASAPPQYSLLKQGEGFAVYAAKSKAPRNPLAKWAVGEGPLNEFAFSPDGRHLACVSQDGCLRVFHFDSMLLRGLMKSYFGGLLCVCWSPDGRYVVTGGEDDLVTVWSFAEGRVVARGHGHKSWVNAVAFDPYTTRAEEAAAEGADGERSGEEEEEPEAGSTGSGGGAPLSPLPKAGSITYRFGSAGQDTQFCLWDLTEDVLYPHPPLARTRTLPGTPGTTPPAASGSRGGEPGPGPLPRSLSRSNSLPHPAGSGKAGAPGTAAEPGTPFSIGRFATLTLQERRDRGAEKEHKRYHSLGNISRGGSGGGGGGDKPSGPAPRSRLDPAKVLGTALCPRIHEVPLLEPLVCKKIAQERLTVLLFLEDCIITACQEGLICTWARPGKAFTDEETEAQTGEGSWPRSPSKSVVEGISSQPGNSPSGTVV is encoded by the exons ATGGCGGCGGGCGGCGCGGAGGGCGGCTCGGGCCCCGGCGCCGCCATGGGGGATTGTGCGGAAATCAAGTCGCAGTTCCGCACCCGCGAGGGCTTCTACAAGCTGCTCCCCGGCGACGGCGCCGCCCGCAGATCGGGTCCGGCTTCCGCCCAGACCCCGGCGCCGCCCCAGCCGCCGCAGCCCCCGCCCGGCCCTGCCTCTGCCTCGGGCCCCGGCGCCGCGGGCCCCGCTCCGTCCCCTCCGCCTGCAGGCCCCGGTCCCGGGCCCGCGCTGCCTGCTGTGCGCCTGAGCCTCGTGCGCCTCGGGGAGCCCGACGGCGCCGGGGCCGGGGAGCCGCCCGCCACGCCCGCGGGGCTGGGCGCCGGGGGAGACCGCGTCTGCTTCAACTTGGGCCGCGAGCTCTATTTCTACCCGGGCTGCTGTCGCCGTGGGAGCCAACGG TCCATTGACCTCAACAAGCCAATTGACAAGCGGATCTATAAGGGCACGCAGCCCACCTGCCATGACTTCAACCAGTTCACTGCTGCCACGGAAACCATCTCCCTGCTGGTGGGATTCTCAGCCGGTCAAGTCCAGTACCTGGATCTCATTAAGAAGGACACCAGCAAACTATTCAATGAGGAG CGGCTCATCGACAAGACCAAGGTGACGTATCTGAAGTGGCTGCCCGAGTCAGAGAGCCTGTTCCTGGCGTCGCACGCCAGCGGCCACCTGTACCTGTACAACGTGGGCCACCCGTGCGCCTCGGCGCCGCCGCAGTACAGCCTCCTGAAACAGGGCGAGGGCTTCGCCGTCTACGCCGCCAAGAGCAAGGCGCCCCGCAACCCGCTGGCCAAGTGGGCCGTGGGCGAGGGGCCCCTCAACGAGTTCGCCTTCTCGCCCGACGGCCGGCACCTGGCCTGCGTCAGCCAGGATGGCTGCCTGCGCGTCTTCCACTTCGACTCCATGCTCCTGCGGGGGCTCATGAAGAGCTACTTTGGGGGCCTGCTCTGCGTGTGCTGGAGCCCCGACGGGCGCTACGTCGTGACGGGGGGCGAAGACGACCTGGTCACCGTGTGGTCCTTCGCCGAGGGCCGCGTGGTGGCCCGGGGCCACGGCCACAAGTCCTGGGTCAACGCTGTGGCCTTCGACCCCTACACCACGAGGGCGGAGGAGGCGGCGGCTGAGGGCGCCGACGGGGAGCGGAGcggcgaggaggaggaggagccagagGCGGGGAGCACAGGCTCGGGCGGGGGCGCCCCGCTCTCCCCACTCCCCAAGGCCGGCTCCATCACCTACCGCTTTGGCTCGGCCGGCCAGGACACGCAGTTCTGCCTGTGGGACCTCACCGAAGACGTGCTCTACCCACACCCTCCCCTGGCCCGCACACGCACCCTCCCCGGCACGCCTGGCACCACGCCACCTGCCGCCAGCGGCTCGCGAGGCGGGGAGCCGGGCCCCGGGCCCCTGCCCCGCTCGCTGTCCCGCTCCAACAGCCTCCCGCACCCCGCAGGCAGCGGCAAGGCGGGCGCCCCGGGCACGGCGGCAGAGCCCGGCACGCCCTTCAGCATCGGCCGCTTCGCCACGCTCACGCTGCAGGAGCGGCGGGACCGGGGGGCCGAGAAAGAGCACAAGCGCTACCACAGTCTGGGCAACATCAGCCGGGGTggcagtgggggcgggggcggcggggacaAGCCCAGCGGTCCCGCCCCTCGAAGCCGACTGGACCCCGCCAAGGTGCTGGGCACCGCGCTTTGCCCGCGCATCCATGAGGTGCCGCTGCTGGAGCCGCTGGTGTGCAAGAAGATCGCCCAGGAGCGGCTTACAGTCCTCCTCTTCCTGGAGGACTGCATCATCACCGCCTGCCAGGAGGGCCTCATCTGCACCTGGGCCCGGCCGGGCAAGGCG TTCACAGACGAGGAGACCGAGGCCCAGACAGGGGAAGGAAGTTGGCCCAGGTCACCCAGCAAGTCAGTGGTAGAG gGCATCTCCTCCCAGCCAGGCAACTCCCCAAGCGGCACAGTGGTGTGA
- the DMWD gene encoding dystrophia myotonica WD repeat-containing protein isoform X2, with product MAAGGAEGGSGPGAAMGDCAEIKSQFRTREGFYKLLPGDGAARRSGPASAQTPAPPQPPQPPPGPASASGPGAAGPAPSPPPAGPGPGPALPAVRLSLVRLGEPDGAGAGEPPATPAGLGAGGDRVCFNLGRELYFYPGCCRRGSQRSIDLNKPIDKRIYKGTQPTCHDFNQFTAATETISLLVGFSAGQVQYLDLIKKDTSKLFNEERLIDKTKVTYLKWLPESESLFLASHASGHLYLYNVGHPCASAPPQYSLLKQGEGFAVYAAKSKAPRNPLAKWAVGEGPLNEFAFSPDGRHLACVSQDGCLRVFHFDSMLLRGLMKSYFGGLLCVCWSPDGRYVVTGGEDDLVTVWSFAEGRVVARGHGHKSWVNAVAFDPYTTRAEEAAAEGADGERSGEEEEEPEAGSTGSGGGAPLSPLPKAGSITYRFGSAGQDTQFCLWDLTEDVLYPHPPLARTRTLPGTPGTTPPAASGSRGGEPGPGPLPRSLSRSNSLPHPAGSGKAGAPGTAAEPGTPFSIGRFATLTLQERRDRGAEKEHKRYHSLGNISRGGSGGGGGGDKPSGPAPRSRLDPAKVLGTALCPRIHEVPLLEPLVCKKIAQERLTVLLFLEDCIITACQEGLICTWARPGKAGISSQPGNSPSGTVV from the exons ATGGCGGCGGGCGGCGCGGAGGGCGGCTCGGGCCCCGGCGCCGCCATGGGGGATTGTGCGGAAATCAAGTCGCAGTTCCGCACCCGCGAGGGCTTCTACAAGCTGCTCCCCGGCGACGGCGCCGCCCGCAGATCGGGTCCGGCTTCCGCCCAGACCCCGGCGCCGCCCCAGCCGCCGCAGCCCCCGCCCGGCCCTGCCTCTGCCTCGGGCCCCGGCGCCGCGGGCCCCGCTCCGTCCCCTCCGCCTGCAGGCCCCGGTCCCGGGCCCGCGCTGCCTGCTGTGCGCCTGAGCCTCGTGCGCCTCGGGGAGCCCGACGGCGCCGGGGCCGGGGAGCCGCCCGCCACGCCCGCGGGGCTGGGCGCCGGGGGAGACCGCGTCTGCTTCAACTTGGGCCGCGAGCTCTATTTCTACCCGGGCTGCTGTCGCCGTGGGAGCCAACGG TCCATTGACCTCAACAAGCCAATTGACAAGCGGATCTATAAGGGCACGCAGCCCACCTGCCATGACTTCAACCAGTTCACTGCTGCCACGGAAACCATCTCCCTGCTGGTGGGATTCTCAGCCGGTCAAGTCCAGTACCTGGATCTCATTAAGAAGGACACCAGCAAACTATTCAATGAGGAG CGGCTCATCGACAAGACCAAGGTGACGTATCTGAAGTGGCTGCCCGAGTCAGAGAGCCTGTTCCTGGCGTCGCACGCCAGCGGCCACCTGTACCTGTACAACGTGGGCCACCCGTGCGCCTCGGCGCCGCCGCAGTACAGCCTCCTGAAACAGGGCGAGGGCTTCGCCGTCTACGCCGCCAAGAGCAAGGCGCCCCGCAACCCGCTGGCCAAGTGGGCCGTGGGCGAGGGGCCCCTCAACGAGTTCGCCTTCTCGCCCGACGGCCGGCACCTGGCCTGCGTCAGCCAGGATGGCTGCCTGCGCGTCTTCCACTTCGACTCCATGCTCCTGCGGGGGCTCATGAAGAGCTACTTTGGGGGCCTGCTCTGCGTGTGCTGGAGCCCCGACGGGCGCTACGTCGTGACGGGGGGCGAAGACGACCTGGTCACCGTGTGGTCCTTCGCCGAGGGCCGCGTGGTGGCCCGGGGCCACGGCCACAAGTCCTGGGTCAACGCTGTGGCCTTCGACCCCTACACCACGAGGGCGGAGGAGGCGGCGGCTGAGGGCGCCGACGGGGAGCGGAGcggcgaggaggaggaggagccagagGCGGGGAGCACAGGCTCGGGCGGGGGCGCCCCGCTCTCCCCACTCCCCAAGGCCGGCTCCATCACCTACCGCTTTGGCTCGGCCGGCCAGGACACGCAGTTCTGCCTGTGGGACCTCACCGAAGACGTGCTCTACCCACACCCTCCCCTGGCCCGCACACGCACCCTCCCCGGCACGCCTGGCACCACGCCACCTGCCGCCAGCGGCTCGCGAGGCGGGGAGCCGGGCCCCGGGCCCCTGCCCCGCTCGCTGTCCCGCTCCAACAGCCTCCCGCACCCCGCAGGCAGCGGCAAGGCGGGCGCCCCGGGCACGGCGGCAGAGCCCGGCACGCCCTTCAGCATCGGCCGCTTCGCCACGCTCACGCTGCAGGAGCGGCGGGACCGGGGGGCCGAGAAAGAGCACAAGCGCTACCACAGTCTGGGCAACATCAGCCGGGGTggcagtgggggcgggggcggcggggacaAGCCCAGCGGTCCCGCCCCTCGAAGCCGACTGGACCCCGCCAAGGTGCTGGGCACCGCGCTTTGCCCGCGCATCCATGAGGTGCCGCTGCTGGAGCCGCTGGTGTGCAAGAAGATCGCCCAGGAGCGGCTTACAGTCCTCCTCTTCCTGGAGGACTGCATCATCACCGCCTGCCAGGAGGGCCTCATCTGCACCTGGGCCCGGCCGGGCAAGGCG gGCATCTCCTCCCAGCCAGGCAACTCCCCAAGCGGCACAGTGGTGTGA